The following are from one region of the bacterium genome:
- a CDS encoding ABC transporter substrate-binding protein: MLRSSKYILITLLALAIWLAGCEAVRSPFRRAPSPPSKSRTTEVEESAVRDTTISEPSTAAVHVETESGSGVALMLAFAWMNDPAALSFERAFAFAMNREGLGGHVTIVRPGSPFEAASACDSLTASDGPLLLVFVGDEGSAAAVTLRSAESGMPLLKVTADQRAYTSFGPRIFEFLPSGRMQAAAMGRFAARELELKHLMVLAPNDAKGRAHAEGFREAVDRLGPDVEILRFYPAQATSVRNEVADIFAGQSRTERGGLPLQSALSPNERTAMFGNPSSGEVLFGAADSEDTADSIEPEGFFFVLSPERVEMFSSQLPRLPAGTTLLGNSSWLNPDALARWTSLTNGMYIVAPLLPQGKDTVTILGDFEIAQGRAAEAWELLGLDAGTFTARLMKRQPQTRGEIARLIPALTPFVGSAVEVDFSKGNENRAARILQYEYGELREIR, encoded by the coding sequence GTGTTACGGTCGAGTAAATATATCCTCATCACGTTACTCGCGCTTGCGATTTGGCTCGCGGGTTGCGAAGCCGTGCGTTCGCCGTTTCGACGAGCACCTTCTCCTCCGAGTAAGTCGCGTACGACAGAGGTGGAAGAGTCGGCGGTGCGGGATACGACGATCAGCGAACCGTCAACCGCTGCCGTTCATGTTGAAACGGAATCGGGATCGGGAGTCGCTCTCATGCTGGCGTTCGCCTGGATGAACGATCCGGCGGCCCTGAGCTTTGAGCGCGCATTTGCCTTCGCCATGAATCGGGAAGGTCTGGGCGGCCACGTGACCATCGTCCGCCCGGGTTCGCCTTTCGAGGCGGCCTCGGCTTGTGACAGTCTCACGGCATCCGACGGACCGCTTCTGCTTGTGTTCGTGGGCGACGAAGGTTCGGCGGCGGCGGTGACCCTGCGTTCGGCGGAGTCCGGTATGCCGCTTCTGAAAGTGACCGCCGATCAGCGTGCCTACACGAGTTTCGGTCCGCGGATTTTCGAGTTCTTGCCCAGCGGACGAATGCAGGCGGCGGCGATGGGCCGGTTTGCGGCGCGCGAATTGGAACTCAAACATCTCATGGTTTTGGCTCCCAACGATGCCAAAGGACGCGCCCACGCCGAAGGCTTTCGGGAAGCAGTGGACAGGTTGGGACCCGACGTCGAAATCCTGAGATTCTACCCGGCGCAGGCGACGAGCGTTCGCAATGAAGTGGCGGACATCTTCGCCGGCCAATCCCGGACGGAGCGAGGTGGATTGCCGCTGCAGAGCGCGCTTTCGCCGAACGAGCGAACCGCCATGTTCGGAAATCCGAGCAGCGGCGAGGTTCTGTTCGGCGCGGCGGATTCGGAGGATACCGCTGATTCCATCGAGCCCGAAGGTTTCTTCTTCGTTCTGTCGCCGGAGCGCGTGGAGATGTTTTCATCGCAGCTCCCGCGACTTCCGGCGGGCACGACTCTTCTCGGGAACAGCAGTTGGTTGAATCCGGATGCTCTGGCCCGCTGGACGTCGCTGACGAACGGCATGTATATTGTTGCGCCGCTTCTGCCGCAAGGCAAGGATACAGTGACGATTCTTGGAGATTTCGAGATCGCACAGGGTCGCGCTGCCGAAGCCTGGGAACTCCTCGGATTGGATGCGGGGACGTTCACGGCACGGCTCATGAAGCGCCAGCCGCAAACTCGCGGGGAAATCGCCCGCCTGATACCGGCTCTGACTCCTTTCGTCGGGTCGGCGGTGGAGGTGGATTTCTCGAAGGGAAACGAGAACCGTGCGGCCAGAATACTGCAATACGAGTACGGCGAATTGCGGGAAATCCGATAG